A part of Primulina eburnea isolate SZY01 chromosome 10, ASM2296580v1, whole genome shotgun sequence genomic DNA contains:
- the LOC140803983 gene encoding uncharacterized protein isoform X1, whose product MPTSAPSNHSSHPEYLIGRLNSAITPYEAKLKDLRDLKNQIIGNRTKKLAFLKLGAVPSVASILSDAVAAAEGSVGDARELHESVLIQSAAAIGSFACGLDAGVKAVLDVGAFPLLLSLISHVNDKVVDAGARSLKLIYQSKLAPKYDFIQEKNMEFLLSLLNSENENVTGLGASIVAHSCQTIVEQQALSETGVIKKLVSLLGGSLIQRDASLESLAAAIRDNQEVASKFVGTENGKALNVVIELTKDKYPRTRLLACMCLISISNTVSPYLQDIGIRNNLIKILLDLLDDPGQVGDESPFLLSSLINEKEDMQKIAFDANAVEKMHEHLKKGSFQGKRLQGILLALADLCTKLECCRNRVLHLKVLDFAVDALAHDSAEVRAAACVFLKNVSRSVKNLSAGHFMNDTVALPLIELLCDSCTSVQIAALRAISNVVVDFKAHKSLFTQSGGVKQLVLLSKSMESAIRVNAVCALKNLTFLANNRCKEEILLELTTSTLARLISDPEAAVQEQALALIRNLISGTLNSIEYVFGEDSLLLHAIGRQLQSSYAFEVLIQGMFTLSNVASGNEFHKEAVMNQLFPSAGNDTESILTKFLQSTDYRLRTAAIWTIVNLIFPSGPGACGRVTELQNAGIISTLKNMTNDPCLDVKLRVRMVLGQLLMFGDTST is encoded by the exons ATGCCCACTTCTGCGCCGTCGAATCATTCCAGTCATCCGGAGTACTTGATCGGAAGGCTAAATTCGGCAATCACTCCGTACGAGGCTAAGCTGAAAGATTTGAGGGACTTGAAGAACCAAATAATAGGCAATCGTACAAAGAAGCTTGCCTTCTTGAAGCTAGGTGCCGTACCCTCCGTCGCCTCTATTCTCTCCGATGCGGTGGCGGCGGCAGAAGGAAGCGTTGGGGATGCTCGGGAGCTTCACGAGTCCGTGTTGATTCAGTCGGCCGCTGCAATTGGGAGCTTTGCATGTGGATTAGATGCTGGAGTCAAGGCTGTTTTGGATGTGGGGGCTTTCCCCCTTTTGTTGAGTCTCATTTCTCATGTCAATGACAAG GTTGTTGATGCTGGTGCTCGTTCTCTGAAATTGATTTATCAGTCAAAATTGGCTCCGAAGTACGATTTTATTCAAGAGAAAAACATGGAATTCCTCCTTTCATTGCTTAACAGCGAGAATGAGAATGTTACTGGTCTTGGTGCAAGTATCGTTGCTCACTCATGCCAAACAATTGTTGAACAGCAGGCACTGAGCGAAACTGGAGTTATTAAGAAGCTTGTTAGTCTTCTCGGAGGTTCTCTAATTCAGAGAGATGCTAGTTTAGAATCTCTGGCTGCTGCCATTAGGGATAATCAAGAAGTTGCTTCCAAGTTTGTGGGAACCGAAAATGGAAAAGCACTGAATGTTGTGATTGAACTAACAAAGGATAAGTATCCTCGAACAAGATTGTTAGCCTGCATGTGTTTGATCAGCATAAGCAACACAGTTTCACCATATCTCCAAGACATAGGAATcagaaataatttaataaaaatattacttgatCTCCTTGATGATCCAGGTCAAGTTGGAGATGAATCTCCCTTTCTTTTGTCTAGTTTGATAAATGAAAAGGAGGATATGCAAAAAATAGCATTTGATGCCAATGCTGTTGAAAAAATGCATGAACACTTGAAGAAAGGTTCATTTCAAGGCAAACGATTGCAAGGAATACTATTGGCACTGGCTGATCTATGCACAAAGTTGGAATGCTGCAGGAATAGGGTACTACATTTGAAG GTGTTAGATTTTGCAGTAGATGCACTAGCTCATGATAGTGCTGAAGTGCGCGCTGCAGCTTGCGTTTTCCTGAAGAATGTGTCTCGTTCTGTGAAG AATTTGAGTGCAGGTCATTTTATGAACGATACTGTCGCCCTTCCCTTGATTGAGCTTTTGTGTGACTCCTGCACGTCAGTCCAG ATTGCTGCTCTGCGGGCAATCAGCAATGTGGTTGTTGATTTTAAGGCACATAAATCACTATTTACACAAAGTGGAGGTGTGAAACAGCTAGTTTTGCTTTCAAAGTCAATGGAATCTGCCATTAGGGTCAATGCTGTGTGCGCCCTTAAGAATCTGACATTCCTCGCAAACAACAGATGTAAAGAAGAAATTCTTTTGGAATTGACAACGTCCACACTAGCACGCCTTATTAGTG ACCCGGAGGCCGCAGTCCAGGAGCAAGCTTTGGCTTTGATTCGCAATCTCATCAGTGGTACTCTAAATTCCATTGAGTATGTATTTGGGGAAGATAGTCTTCTCCTGCATGCTATTGGAAGGCAATTGCAAAGCTCTTATGCATTTGAAGTTCTTATTCAA GGCATGTTCACTCTCAGCAATGTTGCTTCTGGCAATGAGTTCCATAAAGAAGCTGTAATGAACCAACTTTTTCCATCGGCAGGCAATGACACAGAATCAATTTTGACCAAGTTTTTGCAGAGTACTGACTACCGATTAAGAACAGCTGCTATTTGGACAATTGTAAATCTAATATTTCCGAGCGGTCCAGGTGCATGTGGTCGGGTTACTGAACTGCAAAATGCCGGCATAATTTCAACGCTAAAGAATATGACCAATGACCCTTGCCTGGATGTAAAG CTTCGAGTGAGAATGGTTCTTGGACAATTACTGATGTTCGGTGATACATCAACATGA
- the LOC140803983 gene encoding uncharacterized protein isoform X2 yields MPTSAPSNHSSHPEYLIGRLNSAITPYEAKLKDLRDLKNQIIGNRTKKLAFLKLGAVPSVASILSDAVAAAEGSVGDARELHESVLIQSAAAIGSFACGLDAGVKAVLDVGAFPLLLSLISHVNDKVVDAGARSLKLIYQSKLAPKYDFIQEKNMEFLLSLLNSENENVTGLGASIVAHSCQTIVEQQALSETGVIKKLVSLLGGSLIQRDASLESLAAAIRDNQEVASKFVGTENGKALNVVIELTKDKYPRTRLLACQVGDESPFLLSSLINEKEDMQKIAFDANAVEKMHEHLKKGSFQGKRLQGILLALADLCTKLECCRNRVLHLKVLDFAVDALAHDSAEVRAAACVFLKNVSRSVKNLSAGHFMNDTVALPLIELLCDSCTSVQIAALRAISNVVVDFKAHKSLFTQSGGVKQLVLLSKSMESAIRVNAVCALKNLTFLANNRCKEEILLELTTSTLARLISDPEAAVQEQALALIRNLISGTLNSIEYVFGEDSLLLHAIGRQLQSSYAFEVLIQGMFTLSNVASGNEFHKEAVMNQLFPSAGNDTESILTKFLQSTDYRLRTAAIWTIVNLIFPSGPGACGRVTELQNAGIISTLKNMTNDPCLDVKLRVRMVLGQLLMFGDTST; encoded by the exons ATGCCCACTTCTGCGCCGTCGAATCATTCCAGTCATCCGGAGTACTTGATCGGAAGGCTAAATTCGGCAATCACTCCGTACGAGGCTAAGCTGAAAGATTTGAGGGACTTGAAGAACCAAATAATAGGCAATCGTACAAAGAAGCTTGCCTTCTTGAAGCTAGGTGCCGTACCCTCCGTCGCCTCTATTCTCTCCGATGCGGTGGCGGCGGCAGAAGGAAGCGTTGGGGATGCTCGGGAGCTTCACGAGTCCGTGTTGATTCAGTCGGCCGCTGCAATTGGGAGCTTTGCATGTGGATTAGATGCTGGAGTCAAGGCTGTTTTGGATGTGGGGGCTTTCCCCCTTTTGTTGAGTCTCATTTCTCATGTCAATGACAAG GTTGTTGATGCTGGTGCTCGTTCTCTGAAATTGATTTATCAGTCAAAATTGGCTCCGAAGTACGATTTTATTCAAGAGAAAAACATGGAATTCCTCCTTTCATTGCTTAACAGCGAGAATGAGAATGTTACTGGTCTTGGTGCAAGTATCGTTGCTCACTCATGCCAAACAATTGTTGAACAGCAGGCACTGAGCGAAACTGGAGTTATTAAGAAGCTTGTTAGTCTTCTCGGAGGTTCTCTAATTCAGAGAGATGCTAGTTTAGAATCTCTGGCTGCTGCCATTAGGGATAATCAAGAAGTTGCTTCCAAGTTTGTGGGAACCGAAAATGGAAAAGCACTGAATGTTGTGATTGAACTAACAAAGGATAAGTATCCTCGAACAAGATTGTTAGCCT GTCAAGTTGGAGATGAATCTCCCTTTCTTTTGTCTAGTTTGATAAATGAAAAGGAGGATATGCAAAAAATAGCATTTGATGCCAATGCTGTTGAAAAAATGCATGAACACTTGAAGAAAGGTTCATTTCAAGGCAAACGATTGCAAGGAATACTATTGGCACTGGCTGATCTATGCACAAAGTTGGAATGCTGCAGGAATAGGGTACTACATTTGAAG GTGTTAGATTTTGCAGTAGATGCACTAGCTCATGATAGTGCTGAAGTGCGCGCTGCAGCTTGCGTTTTCCTGAAGAATGTGTCTCGTTCTGTGAAG AATTTGAGTGCAGGTCATTTTATGAACGATACTGTCGCCCTTCCCTTGATTGAGCTTTTGTGTGACTCCTGCACGTCAGTCCAG ATTGCTGCTCTGCGGGCAATCAGCAATGTGGTTGTTGATTTTAAGGCACATAAATCACTATTTACACAAAGTGGAGGTGTGAAACAGCTAGTTTTGCTTTCAAAGTCAATGGAATCTGCCATTAGGGTCAATGCTGTGTGCGCCCTTAAGAATCTGACATTCCTCGCAAACAACAGATGTAAAGAAGAAATTCTTTTGGAATTGACAACGTCCACACTAGCACGCCTTATTAGTG ACCCGGAGGCCGCAGTCCAGGAGCAAGCTTTGGCTTTGATTCGCAATCTCATCAGTGGTACTCTAAATTCCATTGAGTATGTATTTGGGGAAGATAGTCTTCTCCTGCATGCTATTGGAAGGCAATTGCAAAGCTCTTATGCATTTGAAGTTCTTATTCAA GGCATGTTCACTCTCAGCAATGTTGCTTCTGGCAATGAGTTCCATAAAGAAGCTGTAATGAACCAACTTTTTCCATCGGCAGGCAATGACACAGAATCAATTTTGACCAAGTTTTTGCAGAGTACTGACTACCGATTAAGAACAGCTGCTATTTGGACAATTGTAAATCTAATATTTCCGAGCGGTCCAGGTGCATGTGGTCGGGTTACTGAACTGCAAAATGCCGGCATAATTTCAACGCTAAAGAATATGACCAATGACCCTTGCCTGGATGTAAAG CTTCGAGTGAGAATGGTTCTTGGACAATTACTGATGTTCGGTGATACATCAACATGA
- the LOC140803984 gene encoding chaperonin-like RbcX protein 2, chloroplastic isoform X2, whose amino-acid sequence MAGAVSHTTPRLFLDAMSSCNLSGGDLAFQRNLIALSGAKNLKKQRINKSILIVNELAGQYEDTFEDVKAQILTYFTYKAVRTVLNQLYEMNPTQHRWFYDFVASNENGYGKSFIRNLGKEKHDLAERVMVTRLHLYGKWIKKCDHAEMYERISDQNLQLMRERLVETVIWPTDDTSSEVVG is encoded by the exons ATGGCGGGAGCTGTTTCCCATACCACTCCTCGCTTGTTTTTGGATGCTATGTCTTCATGTAATTTGAGTGGTGGAGATTTGGCATTCCAAAGGAATTTGATTG CTCTTTCGGGTGCCAAGAATTTGAAGAAACAGAGGATAAATAAGAGTATTTTGATAGTGAATGAGTTGGCTGGACAATATGAAGACACCTTTGAAGACGTGAAGGCT CAAATTCTTACATATTTCACGTACAAAGCGGTGAGGACAGTCTTGAATCAGCTGTATGAGATGAATCCTACTCAGCATCGGTGGTTCTACGA TTTTGTCGCATCAAACGAGAATGGTTATGGGAAGAGCTTTATTCGCAACCTTGGAAag GAGAAACATGACCTTGCTGAAAGAGTAATGGTTACTCGGCTTCACCTCTATGGAAAATGGATCAAG AAATGTGATCATGCGGAGATGTATGAGAGGATTTCAGATCAGAATTTGCAGTTGATGCGCGAAAGGCTTGTTGAGACTGTGATATGGCCCACAGATGACACGAGCTCGGAGGTGGTTGGGTGA
- the LOC140803984 gene encoding chaperonin-like RbcX protein 2, chloroplastic isoform X1 codes for MAGAVSHTTPRLFLDAMSSCNLSGGDLAFQRNLIGKNHVPRLSSLDLSSSFLDCSSIKALSGAKNLKKQRINKSILIVNELAGQYEDTFEDVKAQILTYFTYKAVRTVLNQLYEMNPTQHRWFYDFVASNENGYGKSFIRNLGKEKHDLAERVMVTRLHLYGKWIKKCDHAEMYERISDQNLQLMRERLVETVIWPTDDTSSEVVG; via the exons ATGGCGGGAGCTGTTTCCCATACCACTCCTCGCTTGTTTTTGGATGCTATGTCTTCATGTAATTTGAGTGGTGGAGATTTGGCATTCCAAAGGAATTTGATTGGTAAAAATCATGTCCCTCGTTTGTCTTCGTTGGACTTGAGTAGCTCATTTCTTGATTGTTCCTCCATTAAAGCTCTTTCGGGTGCCAAGAATTTGAAGAAACAGAGGATAAATAAGAGTATTTTGATAGTGAATGAGTTGGCTGGACAATATGAAGACACCTTTGAAGACGTGAAGGCT CAAATTCTTACATATTTCACGTACAAAGCGGTGAGGACAGTCTTGAATCAGCTGTATGAGATGAATCCTACTCAGCATCGGTGGTTCTACGA TTTTGTCGCATCAAACGAGAATGGTTATGGGAAGAGCTTTATTCGCAACCTTGGAAag GAGAAACATGACCTTGCTGAAAGAGTAATGGTTACTCGGCTTCACCTCTATGGAAAATGGATCAAG AAATGTGATCATGCGGAGATGTATGAGAGGATTTCAGATCAGAATTTGCAGTTGATGCGCGAAAGGCTTGTTGAGACTGTGATATGGCCCACAGATGACACGAGCTCGGAGGTGGTTGGGTGA
- the LOC140803985 gene encoding uncharacterized protein isoform X1 yields the protein MFYRGKFADTGDAREMGGMKRQRLMDQGSSYYGAPGTSYINNAPPPPPPTYSYIPPPFPVVRLRGLPFDCAEAEIVDFFHGLDVIDVLFVHKGGKFTGEAYCVLGYPLQIDFALQRNRQNIGRRYVEVFRSRKDEYYKAVANEVFDAPGGSPRRGAPRARSSDETWDSSEFKGVLRLRGLPFSATKDEIMNFFKDFVLSEDKIHLISNSEGRPAGEAFVEFANPEDSRSAMSKDRMTLGYRYIELFPAALEELEEAISRGRILPKSFEVKDPAEPTPVLRMRGLPFSAGKEDIIDFFKDFTLTEESIHITYNFEGRPTGEAFVEFAGADEAKAALAKDRMTLGSRYIELFQSSPEELNESASRGR from the exons ATGTTCTACCGAGG TAAATTTGCAGACACTGGGGATGCTCGTGAAATGGGCGGTATGAAACGGCAGCGGCTGATGGATCAGGGGTCTTCATATTATGGAGCTCCTGGTACAAGTTATATTAATAatgctccacctcctccgcctCCCACGTATTCTTATATCCCCCCACCTTTTCCTGTTGTTCGACTGCGAGGCCTTCCCTTTGATTGTGCAGAGGctgaaattgttgatttcttcCATGGTTTAGATGTTATTGATGTTCTGTTTGTCCATAAGGGTGGCAAGTTCACTGGAGAAGCTTATTGTGTTTTAGGCTATCCTCTTCAAATTGATTTTGCGCTACAGAGGAACAGGCAAAACATAGGTAGGAGATATGTTGAGGTTTTTCGAAGCAGGAAAGATGAATACTATAAGGCTGTAGCTAATGAAGTTTTTGATGCTCCTGGTGGCTCACCTCGTCGTGGTGCACCTAGGGCAAGATCTTCTGATGAGACGTGGGACTCGTCAGAATTTAAAGGGGTGTTACGGTTGAGGGGTTTGCCTTTCTCTGCCACCAAGGATGAAATCATGAACTTTTTCAAGGATTTTGTGCTTTCAGAGGATAAAATTCATTTAATTTCTAATTCTGAGGGAAGGCCAGCCGGAGAAGCTTTTGTTGAATTTGCAAATCCTGAGGATTCGAGATCTGCAATGTCCAAGGATAGGATGACTCTAGGGTATCGATACATAGAACTTTTCCCTGCTGCACTTGAGGAGTTGGAAGAAGCAATTTCAAGGGGGCG GATATTACCAAAATCCTTCGAGGTGAAGGACCCTGCGGAGCCTACGCCTGTACTGCGGATGAGGGGTTTGCCATTTTCAGCTGGCAAGGAGGATATAATCGATTTCTTTAAGGATTTTACTTTAACAGAAGAGTCGATCCATATCACCTATAATTTTGAAGGGCGACCCACTGGAGAAGCTTTCGTGGAGTTTGCTGGTGCAGATGAAGCAAAAGCAGCACTGGCCAAGGATAGGATGACACTTGGTAGTCGTTACATAGAGCTGTTTCAATCGTCGCCGGAAGAGTTGAACGAATCAGCTTCAAGGGGACGGTAA
- the LOC140803985 gene encoding uncharacterized protein isoform X2, with amino-acid sequence MGGMKRQRLMDQGSSYYGAPGTSYINNAPPPPPPTYSYIPPPFPVVRLRGLPFDCAEAEIVDFFHGLDVIDVLFVHKGGKFTGEAYCVLGYPLQIDFALQRNRQNIGRRYVEVFRSRKDEYYKAVANEVFDAPGGSPRRGAPRARSSDETWDSSEFKGVLRLRGLPFSATKDEIMNFFKDFVLSEDKIHLISNSEGRPAGEAFVEFANPEDSRSAMSKDRMTLGYRYIELFPAALEELEEAISRGRILPKSFEVKDPAEPTPVLRMRGLPFSAGKEDIIDFFKDFTLTEESIHITYNFEGRPTGEAFVEFAGADEAKAALAKDRMTLGSRYIELFQSSPEELNESASRGR; translated from the exons ATGGGCGGTATGAAACGGCAGCGGCTGATGGATCAGGGGTCTTCATATTATGGAGCTCCTGGTACAAGTTATATTAATAatgctccacctcctccgcctCCCACGTATTCTTATATCCCCCCACCTTTTCCTGTTGTTCGACTGCGAGGCCTTCCCTTTGATTGTGCAGAGGctgaaattgttgatttcttcCATGGTTTAGATGTTATTGATGTTCTGTTTGTCCATAAGGGTGGCAAGTTCACTGGAGAAGCTTATTGTGTTTTAGGCTATCCTCTTCAAATTGATTTTGCGCTACAGAGGAACAGGCAAAACATAGGTAGGAGATATGTTGAGGTTTTTCGAAGCAGGAAAGATGAATACTATAAGGCTGTAGCTAATGAAGTTTTTGATGCTCCTGGTGGCTCACCTCGTCGTGGTGCACCTAGGGCAAGATCTTCTGATGAGACGTGGGACTCGTCAGAATTTAAAGGGGTGTTACGGTTGAGGGGTTTGCCTTTCTCTGCCACCAAGGATGAAATCATGAACTTTTTCAAGGATTTTGTGCTTTCAGAGGATAAAATTCATTTAATTTCTAATTCTGAGGGAAGGCCAGCCGGAGAAGCTTTTGTTGAATTTGCAAATCCTGAGGATTCGAGATCTGCAATGTCCAAGGATAGGATGACTCTAGGGTATCGATACATAGAACTTTTCCCTGCTGCACTTGAGGAGTTGGAAGAAGCAATTTCAAGGGGGCG GATATTACCAAAATCCTTCGAGGTGAAGGACCCTGCGGAGCCTACGCCTGTACTGCGGATGAGGGGTTTGCCATTTTCAGCTGGCAAGGAGGATATAATCGATTTCTTTAAGGATTTTACTTTAACAGAAGAGTCGATCCATATCACCTATAATTTTGAAGGGCGACCCACTGGAGAAGCTTTCGTGGAGTTTGCTGGTGCAGATGAAGCAAAAGCAGCACTGGCCAAGGATAGGATGACACTTGGTAGTCGTTACATAGAGCTGTTTCAATCGTCGCCGGAAGAGTTGAACGAATCAGCTTCAAGGGGACGGTAA